From a single Cupriavidus taiwanensis LMG 19424 genomic region:
- the atpA gene encoding F0F1 ATP synthase subunit alpha: MQLNPSEISELIKTRISGLGAEAEVRNTGTVISVTDGICRVHGLSGVMQGEMLEFPGNTFGLALNLERDSVGAVVLGEYEHISEGDTVKCTGRILEVPVGKELLGRVVNTLGQPIDGKGPINAKETDVIEKVAPGVIARQSVSQPVQTGLKSIDAMVPIGRGQRELIIGDRQTGKTAVAVDAIINQKGKGVFCVYVAIGQKASTIANVVRKLEEHGAMEYTVVVAAAASDSAAMQYLAAYAGCTMGEYFRDRGEDALIVYDDLTKQAWAYRQVSLLLRRPPGREAYPGDVFYLHSRLLERAARVNADYVEKFTNGAVKGKTGSLTALPVIETQAGDVSAFVPTNVISITDGQIFLETDLFNAGIRPAINAGISVSRVGGAAQTKVVKNLSGGIRTDLAQYRELAAFAQFASDLDDATRKQLERGRRVTELLKQPQYQPLQVWQLSASLFAANNGFLDNVEVKDILPFEKGLHDHLKTKYADLINRIEETKQLSKEDEAALRAAVEDFKKSAAF; the protein is encoded by the coding sequence ATGCAACTGAACCCCTCAGAAATCAGCGAGCTGATCAAGACCCGCATCTCGGGCCTTGGCGCCGAAGCTGAAGTGCGCAACACCGGCACGGTGATCTCCGTGACCGATGGTATCTGCCGCGTGCATGGCCTGTCTGGCGTGATGCAGGGCGAGATGCTGGAATTCCCCGGCAACACCTTCGGCCTCGCGCTGAACCTCGAGCGCGACTCGGTCGGCGCCGTGGTGCTGGGTGAGTACGAACATATTTCCGAAGGCGACACGGTCAAGTGCACCGGCCGCATTCTGGAAGTGCCGGTGGGCAAGGAACTGCTGGGCCGCGTGGTCAACACGCTGGGCCAGCCGATCGACGGCAAGGGCCCGATCAACGCCAAGGAAACGGACGTGATCGAGAAGGTCGCGCCGGGCGTGATCGCGCGTCAGTCGGTGAGCCAGCCGGTACAGACCGGCCTGAAGTCGATCGACGCGATGGTGCCGATCGGCCGTGGCCAGCGTGAGCTGATCATTGGCGACCGCCAGACCGGCAAGACCGCCGTCGCTGTCGACGCCATCATCAACCAGAAGGGCAAGGGCGTCTTCTGCGTGTACGTGGCAATCGGCCAGAAGGCTTCGACCATTGCCAACGTGGTGCGCAAGCTGGAAGAGCACGGCGCGATGGAATACACCGTCGTCGTCGCCGCCGCCGCTTCGGACTCGGCCGCCATGCAGTACCTGGCCGCCTACGCCGGCTGCACCATGGGCGAGTACTTCCGCGACCGCGGCGAAGACGCGCTGATCGTCTATGACGACCTGACCAAGCAAGCCTGGGCCTACCGCCAGGTGTCGCTGCTGCTGCGCCGCCCGCCGGGCCGCGAAGCTTACCCGGGCGACGTGTTCTACCTGCACTCGCGCCTGCTGGAGCGTGCTGCCCGCGTGAATGCCGACTACGTCGAGAAGTTCACCAACGGCGCCGTCAAGGGCAAGACCGGTTCGCTGACCGCGCTGCCGGTGATCGAAACGCAGGCCGGCGACGTGTCCGCGTTCGTGCCGACCAACGTGATCTCGATCACGGACGGCCAGATCTTCCTGGAAACCGATCTGTTCAACGCCGGTATCCGCCCCGCCATCAACGCCGGTATCTCGGTGTCGCGCGTCGGTGGTGCTGCGCAGACCAAGGTGGTGAAGAACCTGTCCGGCGGTATCCGTACCGACCTGGCCCAGTATCGTGAACTGGCTGCGTTCGCGCAGTTTGCCTCGGACCTGGACGATGCCACCCGCAAGCAGCTGGAGCGCGGCCGCCGCGTGACCGAACTGCTGAAGCAGCCGCAATACCAGCCGCTGCAAGTGTGGCAGCTGTCGGCTTCGCTGTTCGCCGCCAACAACGGCTTCCTCGACAACGTGGAAGTGAAGGACATCCTGCCGTTCGAGAAGGGCCTGCACGACCACCTGAAGACCAAGTACGCCGACCTCATCAACCGCATCGAAGAGACCAAGCAGCTCTCGAAGGAAGATGAAGCCGCCCTGCGTGCCGCTGTCGAGGATTTCAAGAAGTCCGCCGCGTTCTAA
- a CDS encoding F0F1 ATP synthase subunit epsilon, whose translation MATILVDVVSAEASIFSGQAKFVALPGESGELGILPGHTPLITRIQPGAVRIEKEDGSEEFVFVAGGILEVQPKHVTVLADTAIRGGDLDEAKAQEAKRAAEELMQNQSSDLDLARAQSELAVAAAQLAAIARLRRKK comes from the coding sequence ATGGCAACCATTCTTGTAGACGTCGTCAGCGCGGAAGCGTCGATCTTCTCCGGCCAGGCGAAGTTCGTGGCGCTGCCGGGCGAGTCGGGTGAGCTGGGCATCCTGCCCGGCCACACGCCGCTGATCACGCGCATCCAGCCGGGTGCAGTGCGCATCGAGAAGGAAGACGGCAGCGAAGAGTTCGTGTTCGTTGCCGGCGGCATTCTCGAAGTGCAGCCCAAGCACGTCACCGTGCTGGCCGACACCGCGATCCGCGGTGGCGACCTGGACGAAGCCAAGGCCCAGGAAGCCAAGCGCGCCGCCGAGGAGCTGATGCAGAATCAGAGCAGCGACCTCGACCTTGCCCGTGCCCAGAGCGAACTGGCCGTGGCCGCCGCGCAACTGGCAGCGATCGCCCGCCTGCGTCGGAAGAAGTAA
- a CDS encoding alpha/beta hydrolase, with product MAIDPQLLSYYRRLAERYASEPAPADVPAQRARFAEIAAASLRPDPEGVVVQQLDVALAGRTLGARLFRPAGVAAPRLMVYFHGGGWVIGSTQTHHTVAALLAADTGCAVASVDYRLAPEHAFPAPCDDAMQAVLWLAGQRQALGLAPGFLAVAGDSAGGHLAAQAAQQINAGDAVRVDAQLLIYPVAAPVLTTESYRAFADGPGLTRDEMAWFWTQFIGAEALAQGAAHADPRVHLMAAPPVRPPATVVLVAAHDVLRDDGLAYADFLVRHDAPVITIEAGGMTHGFARLQPEAERAREWMRRAASAFAGMIDDV from the coding sequence ATGGCCATCGATCCGCAACTGCTCTCCTATTACCGCCGCCTGGCCGAACGCTATGCCTCGGAGCCGGCTCCAGCCGACGTCCCGGCGCAGCGAGCCCGTTTCGCCGAGATTGCCGCCGCCTCGTTGCGGCCCGATCCGGAGGGCGTGGTCGTGCAGCAGCTGGACGTGGCGCTGGCCGGGCGCACGCTCGGGGCACGGCTGTTCCGCCCGGCTGGCGTGGCAGCGCCGCGGCTGATGGTGTACTTCCACGGCGGCGGCTGGGTGATCGGCTCGACCCAGACGCACCATACCGTGGCGGCCCTGCTGGCTGCCGATACCGGTTGTGCCGTGGCCAGCGTCGATTACCGGCTTGCCCCCGAGCACGCCTTCCCGGCGCCCTGCGACGACGCCATGCAAGCCGTCCTCTGGCTTGCCGGCCAGCGCCAGGCGCTGGGCCTGGCGCCGGGCTTCCTGGCCGTGGCCGGCGACAGTGCCGGCGGCCACCTCGCTGCGCAGGCCGCGCAGCAGATCAATGCCGGCGACGCGGTGCGGGTCGATGCCCAGCTGCTGATCTATCCGGTCGCCGCGCCGGTGCTCACCACCGAAAGCTATCGCGCCTTCGCCGACGGCCCGGGCCTGACGCGTGACGAGATGGCGTGGTTCTGGACCCAGTTCATCGGCGCTGAAGCGCTGGCGCAGGGCGCCGCCCACGCCGATCCGCGCGTGCACCTGATGGCCGCGCCGCCGGTGCGCCCGCCGGCCACCGTGGTGCTGGTGGCGGCGCACGACGTGCTGCGCGACGACGGCCTGGCCTATGCCGACTTCCTGGTGCGCCACGATGCCCCGGTCATTACCATCGAGGCAGGCGGCATGACCCACGGCTTCGCGCGGCTGCAGCCCGAGGCCGAGCGTGCGCGGGAATGGATGCGGCGCGCCGCGTCGGCGTTCGCCGGGATGATCGACGACGTCTGA
- the hemE gene encoding uroporphyrinogen decarboxylase — MTMTALQNDTFLRALRRQPTEYTPLWLMRQAGRYLPEYNATRARAGSFLGLAKNPAYATEVTLQPLDRYPLDAAILFSDILTVPDAMGLGLSFAQGEGPRFAHPLRTEADVHKLAVPDMASLQYVFDAVSEIRRALVQDGRQRVPLIGFSGSPWTLACYMVEGGGSDDFRTVKAMMYGRPDLMHRILEINAQAVTAYLNAQIEAGAQAVMIFDTWGGALADGMYQAFSLAYMRRVLAGLKREHAGQQVPAIVFTKGGGLWLEALADTGADAIGLDWTVNLAEARRRTGGRVALQGNIDPTVLFAPEAAIRAQVRGVLDSYAAGGGSDGHVFNLGHGISQFTPPEAVSVLVDEVHGYSRQLRAAGK; from the coding sequence ATGACCATGACCGCACTGCAGAACGATACCTTCCTGCGCGCGCTGCGCCGCCAGCCCACCGAATACACGCCGCTGTGGCTGATGCGCCAGGCAGGCCGCTACCTGCCCGAGTACAACGCCACGCGCGCGCGCGCCGGCAGCTTCCTCGGGCTGGCCAAGAACCCGGCCTACGCCACCGAAGTGACACTGCAGCCGCTGGATCGCTATCCGCTGGACGCGGCCATCCTCTTCTCCGACATCCTGACCGTGCCGGATGCGATGGGGCTGGGCCTGTCGTTCGCGCAGGGCGAAGGCCCGCGTTTCGCGCATCCGCTGCGCACCGAGGCCGACGTGCACAAGCTGGCCGTACCCGACATGGCGTCGCTGCAGTACGTATTTGACGCCGTGAGCGAGATCCGCCGCGCGCTGGTGCAGGACGGCCGCCAGCGCGTGCCGCTGATCGGCTTCTCGGGCAGCCCCTGGACGCTGGCTTGCTACATGGTGGAGGGCGGCGGCTCGGACGACTTCCGCACGGTCAAGGCGATGATGTACGGCCGCCCCGACCTGATGCACCGCATTCTCGAGATCAATGCGCAGGCGGTCACGGCGTACCTGAATGCGCAGATCGAGGCGGGGGCGCAGGCGGTGATGATTTTCGACACCTGGGGCGGGGCGCTCGCTGACGGCATGTACCAGGCGTTCTCGCTGGCATACATGCGCCGCGTGCTGGCCGGCCTGAAGCGCGAGCACGCCGGGCAGCAAGTGCCAGCGATCGTCTTCACCAAGGGCGGTGGCCTGTGGCTCGAAGCGCTGGCCGACACCGGCGCCGATGCCATCGGGCTGGACTGGACCGTCAACCTGGCCGAGGCGCGCCGGCGTACCGGCGGCCGCGTGGCATTGCAGGGCAATATCGACCCCACCGTCCTGTTCGCACCCGAGGCCGCCATCCGCGCGCAAGTACGTGGCGTACTGGACAGCTATGCCGCCGGCGGCGGCAGCGACGGCCATGTCTTCAACCTCGGCCACGGCATCTCTCAGTTCACGCCGCCCGAGGCCGTTTCCGTGCTGGTCGACGAGGTCCACGGGTACAGCCGCCAGCTGCGCGCGGCGGGGAAGTGA
- a CDS encoding F0F1 ATP synthase subunit B produces the protein MNLNATFFAQMVVFFILWWVVAKFIWPPLVKALDERAKKIADGLAAAEKGKAELELANKRVDQAMAEARTEGAQRVADAEKRAQLTADEIKQNAQAEAARIIAQAKAEAEQQATRAREALRDQVAVLAVKGAEQILKREVNAQVHADLLNQLKAEL, from the coding sequence ATGAATCTGAACGCAACGTTTTTTGCGCAGATGGTCGTGTTCTTCATCCTGTGGTGGGTTGTTGCCAAATTCATTTGGCCGCCGCTGGTGAAGGCGCTCGACGAACGCGCAAAGAAGATCGCCGATGGCCTCGCCGCTGCCGAGAAGGGCAAGGCCGAGCTTGAACTCGCCAACAAGCGTGTGGACCAGGCCATGGCCGAAGCCCGCACCGAAGGCGCTCAACGTGTCGCTGACGCCGAGAAGCGCGCCCAGCTGACGGCCGACGAGATCAAGCAGAACGCCCAGGCAGAAGCCGCACGCATCATCGCCCAGGCCAAGGCCGAAGCCGAGCAGCAAGCTACCCGCGCACGTGAAGCACTGCGTGACCAGGTTGCCGTGCTCGCCGTCAAGGGTGCCGAGCAGATCCTCAAGCGTGAAGTGAACGCGCAGGTCCACGCCGACCTGCTCAATCAACTCAAGGCTGAGCTCTAA
- the atpG gene encoding F0F1 ATP synthase subunit gamma, giving the protein MAGTKEIRTKIKSVQNTRKITKAMEMVAASKMRKAQERMRNARPYAEKVRNIAAHLATANPEFKHPFMQEREVKRVGMIVVTTDKGLCGGLNTNVLRSVTNELKSLQGRGVDVQATAIGTKGMQFLGRIGAKVVSHVVHLGDTPHLEKLIGAIKVQLDAFTNGEVDAVYLAYTKFINTMKQEPMVEQLLPLAADKLSQTEEEKRAYSWDYIYEPDAQTVVEELLVRYVEALVYQAVAENMASEQSARMVAMKAASDNAKNVIGELQLVYNKTRQAAITKELSEIVSGAAAV; this is encoded by the coding sequence ATGGCCGGAACGAAAGAGATTCGAACCAAGATCAAGAGCGTGCAGAACACGCGCAAGATCACCAAGGCGATGGAGATGGTCGCCGCGTCCAAGATGCGCAAGGCGCAGGAGCGGATGCGCAACGCCCGTCCCTATGCCGAGAAGGTGCGCAACATCGCGGCGCATCTGGCTACGGCCAACCCCGAGTTCAAGCATCCGTTCATGCAGGAGCGCGAAGTCAAGCGCGTCGGCATGATCGTGGTCACGACCGACAAGGGGCTGTGCGGCGGCCTGAACACGAACGTGTTGCGCTCGGTCACCAATGAACTGAAGAGCCTGCAAGGCCGCGGCGTGGACGTCCAAGCCACCGCCATCGGCACCAAGGGCATGCAGTTCCTGGGCCGGATCGGCGCCAAGGTGGTTTCGCACGTGGTGCACCTCGGTGACACCCCGCATCTGGAAAAGCTGATCGGCGCGATCAAGGTCCAGCTCGACGCATTCACCAATGGTGAAGTCGACGCGGTGTACCTGGCGTACACCAAGTTCATCAACACGATGAAGCAGGAACCGATGGTTGAGCAGCTGCTGCCGCTCGCCGCCGACAAGCTGTCGCAGACCGAAGAAGAGAAGCGCGCCTACTCGTGGGACTACATCTACGAGCCTGACGCCCAGACCGTCGTGGAAGAGCTGCTGGTCCGCTACGTCGAGGCGCTGGTGTACCAGGCCGTGGCCGAGAACATGGCGTCCGAGCAATCGGCGCGCATGGTGGCCATGAAGGCTGCGTCCGACAACGCCAAGAACGTGATCGGCGAACTGCAACTGGTCTACAACAAGACCCGTCAGGCCGCGATTACCAAGGAACTGTCGGAAATCGTCAGCGGTGCAGCTGCGGTCTAA
- a CDS encoding CoA-binding protein — MAPEMQQAIPAMLAMKTVAVVGLSDRPERPSHEVAEFLQGHGFRIVPVNPRHAGDRILGETCHATLREAAHAAAAAGAPIEWVDIFRRAEDTPGVVDEAIAIGARGVWLQLGIVNDQAVRHATDAGLLAVQDCCSKIELTRRLGQA; from the coding sequence ATGGCGCCTGAAATGCAGCAAGCCATACCAGCCATGCTGGCAATGAAGACCGTAGCCGTGGTCGGCCTGTCCGACCGCCCGGAGCGGCCCAGCCATGAGGTGGCCGAATTCCTGCAAGGCCATGGCTTCCGCATTGTGCCGGTCAATCCGCGCCATGCCGGCGATCGCATCCTGGGCGAGACCTGCCACGCCACGCTGCGCGAGGCGGCCCATGCTGCCGCGGCGGCCGGCGCGCCCATCGAATGGGTGGATATCTTCCGCCGCGCTGAAGACACGCCAGGTGTGGTCGACGAGGCCATCGCCATCGGTGCGCGCGGGGTCTGGTTGCAGCTTGGCATTGTCAACGACCAGGCGGTGCGCCACGCCACCGATGCGGGGCTGCTGGCGGTGCAGGACTGCTGCAGCAAGATCGAGCTGACGCGCCGGCTTGGCCAGGCCTGA
- a CDS encoding F0F1 ATP synthase subunit delta, with protein MAETATIARPYAEALFRVASESSAGNLGAWSELVSEMGQVAANPDMKAVADDPNVPGDKLAELFLSVLKSPVSDEARRFVQLLVENGRLTVMPDIAEQFHALKNAREGSSDVEITSAFPLEDGQLNDLVAALERKFGRKLYAQVAVDPSLIGGVSVKVGDEVLDTSVRARLAAMQTALTAA; from the coding sequence ATGGCTGAAACCGCAACCATTGCCCGTCCCTACGCTGAGGCGCTGTTCCGCGTCGCCAGTGAATCGAGCGCAGGCAACCTGGGTGCATGGTCCGAGCTGGTGTCGGAGATGGGGCAGGTTGCCGCCAATCCCGACATGAAGGCGGTCGCCGACGATCCGAACGTTCCCGGCGACAAGCTGGCCGAACTGTTCCTGTCGGTGCTGAAGTCCCCCGTCAGCGATGAAGCGCGCCGCTTCGTGCAGCTGCTGGTGGAAAACGGCCGCCTGACGGTGATGCCCGACATCGCCGAACAGTTCCATGCGCTCAAGAACGCCCGCGAAGGGTCGTCCGACGTTGAAATCACCAGCGCTTTCCCGCTGGAAGATGGTCAGCTGAACGACCTGGTCGCCGCACTCGAACGCAAGTTCGGCCGCAAGCTGTACGCGCAGGTGGCGGTGGACCCGTCCCTGATCGGCGGCGTCAGCGTCAAGGTTGGCGACGAAGTGCTCGACACCTCTGTGCGTGCGCGCCTGGCAGCCATGCAAACCGCGCTGACCGCCGCCTGA
- the atpE gene encoding F0F1 ATP synthase subunit C has product MQAFLANIQGLTAIGIGIIIGLGAIGACLGIALMGGKYIEACARQPELMNPLQTKMFLLAGLIDAAFLIGVGVAMLFAFANPLLAVIQ; this is encoded by the coding sequence ATGCAAGCATTTCTCGCCAACATCCAGGGTCTGACCGCCATCGGTATCGGCATCATCATCGGCCTGGGCGCTATCGGCGCCTGCCTGGGTATCGCCCTGATGGGTGGCAAGTACATCGAAGCCTGCGCACGTCAGCCCGAGCTGATGAACCCGCTGCAAACCAAGATGTTCCTGCTGGCCGGCCTGATCGACGCGGCATTCCTGATCGGCGTGGGTGTTGCAATGCTGTTCGCGTTTGCCAACCCGCTGCTGGCTGTCATCCAGTAA
- a CDS encoding primosomal protein N', which yields MLPDSGALPREPAAPSSSAGTASPAPPVIRVALDTPADDCFDYLAIAGVAPGDLVVVPFGRRSMVGVAVESAQASDVPVEKLRPVAQRLDWLPPLQPDWIALAAFAARYYQRRLGEVMLPALPPALREAESWPNLAQRARTDEYRVLPDHAQTLLAAVPPRARSVRALAQALAERAATREPLSLAQARALCAAAPSRLAEWQAAGWIDTRRTERSLLPTDPAQPPSVAPPLHDEQRAAVQAIAEAEGFAPFLLHGVTGSGKTEVYLHAMQAVLARDPHAQVLMLVPEINLTPQLQARIAARFPQLPLAVLHSGLADQERSLQWLAAHRGEARIVLGTRMAVMASLPALALIVVDEEHDTSYKQQEGLRYSARDLAVWRAKQRGIAVVLGSATPSMETWWRAGQGTYRKLVLRERAQADAALPTVRLVDLNHERQRQRALFEGLSVPLLEAIDARLARGEQSLLFLNRRGYAPVIACDSCGWLSGCPRCSAYLVLHRPERRLRCHHCGLEAPVPHHCPDCGNVDIAPLGRGTQRIEEALAARFPQARIARIDADSTRRKGSAQAMFDEVHAGEVDILVGTQMVAKGHDFQRVTLVGIVHPDAAMFSHDFRAAEHLFASLMQVAGRAGRAGLPGEVLIQTRYPDTPALQALMRHDYDGFAASQLRERRQAGLPPFCFQVLVTAEHGQLERALQFLEAARRHAGHCTLAQEVQLHDPVPMSMVRVFNRERAQMLVEATARPILQRFVAEWVQTFAEVGTEVKGVRWQLEIDPLRI from the coding sequence ATGCTGCCCGATAGCGGCGCGCTCCCTCGCGAACCCGCGGCGCCATCCTCCAGCGCCGGGACGGCCTCACCTGCGCCGCCCGTGATCCGGGTTGCGCTCGACACCCCTGCCGACGACTGTTTCGATTACCTCGCCATCGCCGGCGTCGCCCCCGGCGACCTGGTGGTCGTGCCGTTCGGCCGCCGCAGCATGGTTGGCGTGGCGGTCGAATCCGCGCAAGCCTCGGACGTGCCTGTGGAGAAGCTGCGGCCGGTTGCCCAGCGGCTGGACTGGCTGCCGCCGCTGCAGCCAGACTGGATCGCGCTGGCGGCGTTTGCCGCGCGCTACTACCAGCGCCGCCTTGGTGAAGTGATGTTGCCGGCCTTGCCGCCTGCCTTGCGCGAGGCGGAAAGCTGGCCGAACCTTGCGCAGCGTGCCCGCACCGATGAATACCGCGTGCTGCCGGACCATGCGCAGACCCTGCTGGCCGCCGTGCCGCCCCGTGCCCGCAGTGTGCGTGCCCTGGCCCAGGCGCTGGCCGAGCGCGCTGCCACGAGGGAGCCGCTGTCCCTGGCGCAGGCCCGCGCGCTCTGTGCCGCAGCGCCGTCGCGGCTGGCCGAATGGCAGGCCGCGGGCTGGATCGACACCCGGCGCACCGAGCGCAGCCTGTTGCCGACCGATCCCGCCCAGCCGCCATCGGTCGCGCCGCCGCTGCATGACGAGCAGCGCGCCGCGGTGCAGGCCATCGCCGAGGCCGAAGGCTTTGCCCCGTTCCTGCTGCACGGCGTGACCGGCAGCGGCAAGACCGAGGTCTACCTGCATGCCATGCAGGCGGTGCTGGCGCGCGATCCGCACGCACAGGTGCTGATGCTGGTGCCGGAAATCAACCTGACCCCGCAGCTGCAGGCCCGCATTGCCGCGCGCTTCCCGCAGTTGCCGCTGGCGGTGCTGCACAGCGGACTGGCCGACCAGGAGCGCAGTCTGCAGTGGCTGGCGGCGCATCGCGGCGAGGCCCGCATCGTGCTGGGCACGCGCATGGCGGTGATGGCCTCGCTGCCGGCGCTGGCCCTGATCGTGGTCGACGAGGAGCACGACACCTCCTACAAGCAGCAGGAAGGCCTGCGCTACTCCGCCCGCGACCTGGCGGTGTGGCGCGCCAAGCAGCGCGGCATCGCGGTGGTGCTGGGTTCGGCGACGCCGTCGATGGAGACGTGGTGGCGAGCCGGGCAAGGCACCTACCGCAAGCTGGTGCTGCGCGAGCGTGCCCAGGCCGATGCGGCGCTGCCGACGGTGCGGCTGGTGGACCTGAACCACGAGCGCCAGCGCCAGCGCGCGTTGTTCGAAGGCCTGTCCGTGCCGCTGCTGGAGGCCATCGACGCACGCCTGGCGCGCGGCGAGCAGAGCCTGCTGTTCCTGAACCGGCGCGGCTACGCGCCGGTGATCGCCTGCGACAGCTGCGGCTGGCTGTCGGGCTGTCCGCGCTGCTCGGCGTACCTGGTGCTGCACCGGCCCGAACGGCGCCTGCGCTGCCACCATTGCGGCCTCGAGGCGCCGGTGCCGCACCACTGCCCGGACTGCGGCAATGTCGACATCGCCCCGCTCGGGCGCGGCACCCAGCGCATCGAGGAAGCGCTGGCGGCACGCTTCCCGCAGGCCCGCATCGCCCGCATCGACGCGGATTCGACGCGGCGCAAGGGCAGCGCGCAGGCCATGTTCGACGAAGTCCACGCGGGCGAGGTCGATATCCTGGTGGGCACGCAGATGGTGGCCAAGGGGCATGACTTCCAGCGCGTGACCCTGGTCGGCATCGTCCATCCCGACGCGGCCATGTTCAGCCACGACTTCCGTGCCGCCGAGCACCTGTTTGCGTCGCTGATGCAGGTGGCCGGGCGGGCAGGGCGGGCCGGGTTGCCGGGCGAGGTGCTGATCCAGACCCGCTATCCCGATACCCCGGCATTGCAGGCCCTGATGCGCCATGACTATGATGGATTCGCGGCCAGCCAGTTGCGCGAGCGGCGCCAGGCCGGGTTGCCCCCGTTCTGTTTCCAGGTGCTGGTCACGGCGGAACACGGGCAGCTGGAGCGGGCGCTGCAGTTCCTGGAAGCCGCGCGTCGGCATGCCGGACACTGCACCCTGGCGCAAGAGGTGCAACTGCATGATCCGGTGCCGATGTCGATGGTGCGCGTGTTCAACCGCGAGCGTGCCCAGATGCTGGTGGAGGCGACGGCACGCCCCATACTGCAACGGTTTGTGGCCGAGTGGGTACAGACTTTCGCAGAGGTTGGCACGGAGGTGAAGGGGGTGCGCTGGCAGCTGGAAATCGACCCGTTGCGGATCTAG
- the atpD gene encoding F0F1 ATP synthase subunit beta — MSIGNIVQCIGAVVDIEFPRDAMPKVYDALVLEDSSDASFAEKGLTFEVQQQLGDGVVRTIALGSSDGLRRGMAVKSTGAPISVPVGHGTLGRIMDVLGRPIDEAGPIASDELRAIHQKAPKFDELSPSVDLLETGIKVIDLVCPFAKGGKVGLFGGAGVGKTVNMMELINNIAKQHSGLSVFAGVGERTREGNDFYHEMKDSNVLDKVAMVFGQMNEPPGNRLRVALTGLTMAERFRDEGRDILFFVDNIYRYTLAGTEVSALLGRMPSAVGYQPTLAEEMGKLQERITSTKTGSITSIQAVYVPADDLTDPSPATTFLHLDSTVVLSRDIAALGIYPAVDPLDSTSRQLDPQVVGTEHYEVARRVQQTLQRYKELRDIIAILGMDELSPEDKLAVSRARKIQRFLSQPFHVAEVFTGSPGKYVPLKETIRGFKMLVDGECDHLPEQAFYMVGSIDEAFEKAKKLQ, encoded by the coding sequence ATGAGTATCGGAAATATTGTGCAGTGTATTGGCGCCGTGGTGGACATCGAGTTCCCCCGCGACGCAATGCCGAAGGTGTACGACGCGCTCGTGCTGGAAGACAGCAGCGATGCCTCGTTCGCCGAGAAGGGCCTGACCTTCGAAGTCCAGCAACAGCTGGGCGACGGCGTGGTGCGTACCATTGCCCTGGGCTCGTCGGACGGCCTGCGCCGCGGCATGGCAGTGAAGAGCACCGGCGCCCCGATTTCGGTGCCGGTTGGCCACGGCACCCTGGGCCGCATCATGGACGTGCTGGGTCGTCCCATCGACGAAGCCGGCCCGATCGCTTCGGACGAACTGCGTGCGATTCACCAGAAGGCACCGAAGTTCGACGAACTGTCGCCTTCCGTTGACCTGCTCGAAACCGGCATCAAGGTGATCGACCTGGTCTGCCCGTTCGCAAAGGGCGGCAAGGTGGGCCTGTTCGGTGGTGCCGGCGTGGGCAAGACCGTCAACATGATGGAGCTCATCAACAACATCGCCAAGCAGCACAGCGGTCTGTCGGTGTTTGCCGGCGTGGGCGAGCGTACCCGTGAAGGGAACGACTTCTACCACGAAATGAAGGACTCGAACGTGCTCGACAAGGTGGCCATGGTGTTCGGCCAGATGAACGAGCCGCCGGGCAACCGTCTGCGCGTGGCGCTGACCGGCCTGACCATGGCCGAGCGCTTCCGCGACGAAGGCCGTGACATCCTGTTCTTCGTCGACAACATCTACCGCTACACGCTGGCCGGTACCGAAGTGTCGGCACTGCTGGGCCGTATGCCTTCCGCCGTGGGCTACCAGCCGACGCTGGCTGAAGAAATGGGCAAGCTGCAGGAGCGGATTACGTCGACCAAGACCGGCTCGATCACCTCGATCCAGGCCGTCTACGTGCCTGCGGATGACTTGACCGACCCGTCGCCTGCCACCACCTTCCTGCACCTGGACTCGACCGTGGTGCTGTCGCGTGACATCGCCGCGCTGGGTATCTACCCGGCCGTGGATCCGCTCGACTCGACCTCGCGCCAGCTGGACCCGCAGGTTGTCGGCACGGAGCACTACGAAGTGGCCCGCCGCGTGCAGCAGACCCTGCAGCGCTACAAGGAACTGCGCGACATCATCGCGATTCTGGGCATGGACGAACTGTCGCCGGAAGACAAGCTGGCCGTGTCCCGCGCCCGCAAGATCCAGCGTTTCCTGTCGCAGCCGTTCCACGTGGCCGAAGTGTTCACGGGTTCGCCGGGCAAGTACGTGCCGCTGAAAGAAACCATCCGCGGCTTCAAGATGCTGGTCGACGGCGAGTGCGATCACCTGCCCGAGCAGGCGTTCTACATGGTCGGCTCGATCGACGAAGCCTTCGAGAAGGCCAAGAAGCTCCAGTAA